From Rutidosis leptorrhynchoides isolate AG116_Rl617_1_P2 chromosome 3, CSIRO_AGI_Rlap_v1, whole genome shotgun sequence, a single genomic window includes:
- the LOC139900968 gene encoding uncharacterized protein: MTIRSILEKEKLNGNNFIDWYRNLQIVLKSERKLHHLENPLPEAPPETANATVRNAYTKQYNEQLEVACLMLASMTSELQRNLMDYNAYDMIEELKTMFQQQAEQELFETVKAFHACKHELGQPVSQYVLKMKGYLDQLERLGYAMPPVLGVHLILTSLSKDYDGFVMNYNMHSMGKTIPELHAMLKQAEKGLPKKTPTVLTIKEGKIQKRKPQAGSGKAKGKSKQAYTPKKKIPPPAKKEHPTKDMACHHCGQIGHWRQNCVIYLEELKKGKAGSTSTSGIFVIELYNFSNKTWVYDTGCGTHICNDMQGPRKIQKLNKMALDLYVGNGDHAAVEAIGSYELILPSGLILILDNCHYAPSITRGVISVSRLKDNGFNHVFTDYVFDTFKAFQNEVENQLGKTIKVLRSDRGGKYMSQEFLDHLRDRGIVSQFTPPYTPQHDGVSERKNRTMSMMSLTTLPASFWGYSLESAARILNMVPTKKVNKTPYGIWYGKVPNLSYLKVWGCEAHVKPDTPNKLESRTMKCIFVGYPKEMMGYYFYYPAENKVFITRYVEFLEKSLLLQEVTGSTVDLEEIQEQDTLPSEGTSEIRTEPQHESVKVQDEACLIRRSSRTSRPPKRLNLMVTTEDLELGDLGEPANYKAALSDPESDKWQDAMNEEMESMKDNQV, encoded by the exons ATGACCATAAGGTCAATCCTTGAGAAGGAAAAATTGAATGGTAACAACTTCATTGACTGGTATCGAAACCTTCAGATTGTCTTAAAGTCTGAAAGGAAGTTGCACCATCTGGAAAATCCTTTACCTGAAGCCCCACCTGAAACTGCTAATGCTACTGTTCGTAATGCTTATACTAAGCAGTATAACGAACAACTTGAAGTGGCATGTCTTATGCTTGCTAGCATGACCTCTGAGCTCCAAAGGAACTTAATGGACTACAATGCATATGACATGATCGAGGAACTCAAGACGATGTTCCAACAACAGGCAGAACAGGAATTGTTTGAAACTGTGAAAGCGTTTCACGCTTGCAAACATGAGTTGGGCCAGCCAGTTAGCCAATATGTCTTGAAGATGAAAGGCTATCTGGATCAATTGGAGCGCCTAGGTTATGCTATGCCACCAGTTCTTGGAGTGCACTTGATACTTACTTCACTATCCAAGGACTATGAtggatttgtaatgaattacaatatgcatagCATGGGAAAAACCATTCCTGAGCTACATGCAATGCTTAAGCAAGCTGAAAAGGGGCTACCAAAGAAGACTCCTACAGTCTTAACCATAAAGGAAGGCAAAATCCAGAAAAGAAAGCCGCAAGCTGGAAGTGGAAAGGCAAAAGGAAAGAGTAAGCAAGCTTACACACctaagaagaaaattccaccaccAGCAAAGAAAGAGCATCCCACAAAGGACATGGCTTGTCACCATTGCGGCCAGATTGGTCATTGGAGACAAAACTGTGTGATTTACTTGGAAGAGTTGAAGAAGGGAAAGGCTGGTTCAACCAGCACTTCAGGTATCTTCGTTATAGAACTCTATAATTTTTCTAATAAAACTTGGGTGTATgacactggttgtggtactcatatTTGTAATGATATGCAGGGACCTAGGAAAATTCAGAAGCTGAATAAGATGGCTTTGGATCTGTACGTTGGCAATGGCGATCATGCAGCTGTCGAAGCTATAGGAAGCTATGAGCTCATCCTCCCAAGTGGACTTATTCTTATTTTAGATAATTGTCATTATGCACCTTCTATTACTAGAGGTGTTATTTCAGTTTCTCGTTTGAAAGATAATGGTTTTAATCATGTATTCACAGAttatg tattTGATACGTTCAAAGCGtttcaaaatgaagtagaaaatcaactcggAAAGACCATTAAGGTTCTACGGTCCGACCGTGGAGGcaaatatatgagtcaagagtttttagatCATCTGAGAgatcgtgggattgtctcacagtttACTCCTCCTTACACACCTCAGCATGATGGGGTGTCAGAAAGGAAAAATCGAACCATGTCAATGATGAGTCTAACAACTCTACCAGCTTCCTTTTGGGGATATTCtctagagtctgctgcacgcattcTCAACATGGTTCCAACTAAGAAGGTAAACAAGACACCATATGGAATATGGTATGGGAAAGTCCCAAATCTGTCTtacttgaaagtctggggttgtgaggctCACGTGAAGCCTGATACACCGAACAAACTTGAGTCCAGAACTATGAAATGTATCTTTGTAGGATACCCAAAGGAAATGATGGGATACTACTTTTACTATCCAGCAGAAAACAAGGTTTTCATTACTAGATATGTTGAGTTTTTGGAGAAGAGTCTCCTCTTACAAGAAGTAACTGGGAGCactgtagatcttgaagaaattcaagaacaagATACATTACCTTCTGAAGGTACTAGCGAAATTCGTACTGAGCCGCAACATGAAAGTGTCAAGGTACAGGACGAAGCATGTctcattcgtagatctagtagaacctcTCGTCCACCTAAAAGGTTAAACCTTATGGTTACGACGGAGGACTTGGAATTAGGTGATCTGGGCGAACCCGCTAACTACAAAGCTGCATTGTCAGATCCTGAATCTGATAAATGGCAAGATGCTATGAATGAAGAGATggagtccatgaaagataatcaagtttag